The Lycium barbarum isolate Lr01 chromosome 9, ASM1917538v2, whole genome shotgun sequence genome has a segment encoding these proteins:
- the LOC132609865 gene encoding hydroxymethylglutaryl-CoA synthase-like gives MAAQPKNVGILAVEIYFPPTCLTQEALEAHDGASKGKYTIGLGQDCMGFCTEVEDVISMSLTAVTSLLEKYAIDPTQIGRLEVGSETVIDKSKSIKTFLMQIFEKCGNTDIEGVDSTNACYGGTAALFNCVNWVESSSWDGRYGLVVCTDSAVYAEGAARPTGGAAAIAMLVGPDAPIVFESKIRASHMAHVYDFYKPVLDSEYPVVDGKLSQTCYLMALDSCYKSLCNKYEKLEGKQFSIDDAAYFVFHSPYNKLVQKSTARLMFNDFIRNASSIDESTKEKLAPFSSLTGDESYQSRDLEKTSWQVAKPFYDEKVKPATLVPKQVGNMYTASLYAAFASLLHNKHSSLDGQRVILFSYGSGLTATMFSLRLREGQHPFSLSNIAAVMNVEEKLKSRHEFTPENFIETMKIMEHRYGGKDFVTSKDCSLLAPGTYYLTEVDSKYRRFYAKKCTENGLANGH, from the exons ATGGCAGCTCAACCAAAGAACGTTGGAATTCTTGCCGTTGAAATTTACTTCCCTCCTACTTGCCTCACACAG GAAGCATTGGAGGCTCATGATGGAGCAAGCAAAGGGAAATACACAATTGGTCTTGGACAAGATTGCATGGGCTTTTGCACTGAGGTGGAAGATGTCATATCAATGAG TTTGACAGCAGTTACTTCCCTTCTAGAGAAGTATGCCATTGATCCAACGCAAATTGGTCGTCTAGAGGTTGGAAGTGAGACTGTCATTGATAAGAGCAAATCCATCAAGACATTCCTGATGCAAATATTTGAG AAATGTGGAAATACTGACATTGAAGGAGTTGACTCAACTAATGCATGCTATGGAGGAACTGCTGCATTGTTTAACTGCGTGAATTGGGTCGAGAGCTCTTCATGGGATGGACGCTATGGACTTGTTGTATGCACTGACAGTGCG GTCTATGCTGAGGGGGCTGCTCGGCCTACTGGAGGGGCTGCAGCAATTGCTATGCTAGTCGGGCCAGATGCTCCTATTGTATTCGAAAGCAAGATTAGGGCTAGCCATATGGCCCATGTCTATGATTTTTACAAGCCTGTCCTCGACAGTGAATATCCA GTTGTTGATGGCAAGCTTTCACAAACTTGTTACCTTATGGCACTTGATTCTTGCTACAAGAGCTTATGCAACAA ATACGAGAAATTGGAAGGCAAGCAGTTTTCGATTGATGATGCAGCCTATTTTGTTTTCCATTCACCATACAACAAG CTCGTACAGAAGAGCACTGCTCGATTGATGTTCAACGACTTTATAAGGAACGCTAG TTCCATCGATGAATCTACTAAAGAAAAGCTGGCACCATTTTCTTCCTTAACTGGTGATGAAAGTTATCAAAGTCGTGATCTTGAGAAG ACATCCTGGCAAGTGGCAAAACCATTTTATGATGAGAAGGTGAAACCAGCCACATTAGTACCAAAACAAGTTGGGAACATGTATACCGCATCTCTCTATGCTGCTTTCGCATCACTCCTTCACAATAAGCACAGCTCATTG GATGGACAACGGGTAATCTTGTTCTCTTATGGGAGTGGATTGACTGCAACGATGTTCTCATTAAGGCTTCGCGAAGGTCAACATCCTTTTAGCTTGTCAAACATCGCAGCTGTGATGAATGTTGAAGAGAAATTGAAGTCAAGGCATGAG TTCACTCCCGAAAATTTCATCGAAACGATGAAAATAATGGAGCACAGGTATGGTGGTAAGGATTTTGTGACGAGCAAGGATTGCAGCCttctagctccgggtacctacTACCTCACAGAAGTCGATTCGAAGTACAGAAGATTTTATGCCAAGAAATGTACTGAGAATGGACTGGCCAATGGTCACTGA
- the LOC132609866 gene encoding SPX domain-containing membrane protein At4g22990-like, with the protein MVSFGKKLKERQIQEWQGYYINYKLMKKKLKQYANQSQAVVLDRRYVLKDFSRMLDHQIETIVLFLLEQQGALARRISELNEQKDSLQEQPDLAKINELREAYQAVGRDLLKLLYFVEINAIGLRKILKKFDKRFGYKFTDYYVKTRANHPYSQLQQVFKHVGLGAVVGAISRNLADLQDRQGSYLSIYDQPALPLQDPVVDSMQAAVDRLSHSTNFLNFMAQHALIMQEELPTPVEEEVDDQRYHFMSLLLNLANTFLYMVNTYIIVPTADDYSMSLSAAATVCGIVIGAMAVAQIFSSVYFSAWSNRSYFRPLVFSSIVLFVGNVMYALAYDLKSIPVLLIGRLLCGFGSARAVNRRYISDCVPLKIRMQASAGFVSASALGMACGPALAGLLQTNFKIYKLTFNQNTLPGWLMAFAWLIYLVWLWISFKEPVRDTEINNVPQESKAGPDRKSARSQEPDALEKGVVEPLLLKSPENPHDEDEQEDDESEEAPEESHRPANSIAAAYRLLTPSVKVQLLIYFMLKYAMEILLSESSVVTTYYFSWSTGTVSIFLACLGLTVLPVNLVVGSYISNMFEDRQILLASEIMVCLGILMSFQVIIPYSVPQYVCSGLLLFVSAEVLEGVNLSLLSRVMSSRLSRGTYNGGLLSTEAGTIARVIADATITLAGYLGESMLLNVTLLPSLFICIVSILATFWTYNSLY; encoded by the exons atggtgtcttttgGGAAAAAGTTGAAGGAAAGACAAATCCAAGAATGGCAAGG ATACTATATCAATTACAAATTGATGAAGAAGAAGCTTAAGCAATATGCTAACCAAAGCCAAGCCGTAGTACTGGATCGGCGATATGTTCTTAAGGATTTCTCCAGAATGCTGGATCATCAG ATTGAAACAATAGTTCTCTTCTTGTTGGAACAACAAGGGGCTCTTGCGAGGAGGATATCTGAACTTAATGAACAGAAAGATTCTCTTCAAGAGCAGCCTGATTTAGCCAAAATAAATGAGCTGCGAGAAGCATATCAAGCTGTGGGGCGTGATCTTCTTAAGCTTCTCTATTTCGTCGAAATAAATGCTATTGGATTGCGGAAGATACTTAAAAAATTCGATAAACGTTTTGGCTATAAGTTCACAGATTATTATGTCAAAACCCGGGCTAATCATCCCTATTCCCAACTTCAGCAAGTATTCAAGCACGTG GGATTAGGGGCAGTTGTTGGAGCAATATCACGTAATCTCGCAGATCTTCAAGACCGTCAGGGAAGCTATTTGTCAATTTATGACCAGCCAGCTCTTCCACTCCAG GATCCTGTGGTTGACTCGATGCAAGCAGCTGTCGATAGATTAAGTCATTCGACAAACTTCCTTAACTTTATGGCCCAACATGCACTTATCATGCAAGAGGAGTTACCCACTCCTGTTGAGGAAGAAGTTGATGATCAAAGATACCATTTTATGTCGCTCCTGTTGAACTTGGCGAATACCTTTCTGTACATGGTCAATACGTATATTATTGTACCAACGGCAGATGATTATTCTATGAGCCTCAGTGCGGCTGCAACGGTTTGTGGGATTGTGATTGGAGCCATGGCTGTTGCACAGATTTTCTCGTCCGTGTATTTCAGTGCTTGGTCAAACCGGTCTTATTTCAGACCTCTGGTATTCAGCAGTATAGTTCTTTTTGTCGGGAACGTCATGTATGCACTCGCTTATGATCTCAAATCAATACCAGTTCTGCTTATCGGTCGTCTCCTTTGCGG TTTTGGTTCCGCCAGAGCAGTGAACCGTCGCTACATCAGCGACTGCGTGCCACTTAAAATCCGGATGCAGGCTTCAGCAGGTTTTGTTAGTGCTAGTGCACTTGGAATGGCATGTGGACCTGCACTTGCTGGTTTACTTCAGACGAATTTTAAGATTTACAAGTTAACCTTCAATCAAAATACTTTGCCTGGTTGGCTTATGGCTTTTGCATGGTTAATTTATTTGGTATggctgtggatctcttttaaagAACCTGTTCGCGATACTGAAATAAACAACGTTCCTCAAGAGTCTAAGGCTG GACCTGATAGAAAGTCTGCTCGATCACAAGAACCTGATGCCCTTGAAAAGGGTGTTGTGGAACCATTGCTATTAAAATCACCGGAGAATCCACATGATGAAGATGAACAAGAAGATGATGAGAGTGAAGAAGCTCCCGAGGAGTCTCATCGACCTGCTAATTCCATAGCAGCAGCATACAGATTACTCACTCCTTCTGTGAAG GTTCAATTGTTAATCTATTTTATGCTGAAATATGCAATGGAGATTTTACTTTCAGAATCTAGTGTCGTTACGACATACTACTTTAGCTGGTCAACAGGCACTGTTTCGATTTTTCTTGCGTGTCTTGGCCTCACAGTTCTTCCTGTAAATCTTGTTGTCGGGAGCTATATAAGTAACATGTTCGAGGACAG GCAAATTTTGCTGGCATCTGAAATTATGGTTTGTCTTGGTATACTCATGAGCTTTCAAGTTATAATCCCGTATTCTGTGCCACAATATGTCTGCTCGGGGCTCTTATTGTTCGTATCTGCTGAAGTGTTAGAAG GTGTAAATTTGTCGCTTCTCTCTCGAGTCATGTCATCTAGGCTTTCTCGTGGAACCTACAACGGTGGCCTCTTGTCTACAGAAGCCGGAACCATTGCTCGGGTGATTGCAGATGCAACCATAACTCTCGCCGGGTATCTAGGGGAGAGTATGCTCTTGAATGTTACTCTTCTTCCTTCGCTCTTCATATGCATAGTGTCGATTCTCGCCACTTTTTGGACCTACAATTCTCTCTATTGA
- the LOC132608754 gene encoding expansin-A7 yields the protein MAYFHHRWSLTIFLIVATLALIDRAMAGGYAAPSGFKATPWKLAHATFYGDETASATMGGACGYGNLFNSGYGTDTAALSSTLYSNGYACGQCYQIKCTQSKFCYSTIATVTATNLCPPNWSQDSNAGGWCNPPRTHFDMAKPAFMKIAQWKAGIVPVTYRRVPCVKKGGIKFSFQGNGYWLLVYVMNVGGGGDTASMWVKGTKTNWLSMSHNWGASYQAFATLSGQALTFKLTSYTSRETIIAANVAPSNWQVGMTYQAKVNFK from the exons ATGGCCTATTTCCACCATAGATGGAGCTTGACAATATTCTTGATTGTTGCAACACTAGCACTCATCGATCGAGCAATGGCCGGAGGATATGCCGCCCCTAGCGGCTTTAAGGCAACGCCTTGGAAACTCGCTCATGCTACGTTCTATGGCGACGAGACTGCTTCAGCTACAATGG GGGGTGCATGTGGATATGGAAACTTATTCAATTCAGGCTATGGGACAGATACAGCAGCATTAAGCTCTACATTATATAGCAATGGATATGCATGTGGACAATGTTACCAAATAAAATGTACACAATCAAAATTTTGTTATTCAACCATTGCAACAGTAACTGCAACAAATCTTTGTCCACCAAATTGGTCACAAGACAGTAACGCTGGTGGTTGGTGTAATCCACCTCGTACACATTTTGACATGGCTAAACCTGCTTTCATGAAAATCGCTCAATGGAAGGCGGGCATTGTCCCTGTTACATATCGTAG GGTACCTTGTGTTAAAAAAGGTGGAATCAAGTTCAGTTTCCAAGGAAATGGCTATTGGTTATTGGTATATGTGATGAATGTTGGTGGAGGTGGAGATACTGCAAGTATGTGGGTCAAGGGAACTAAAACAAATTGGTTAAGTATGAGCCACAATTGGGGAGCTTCATATCAAGCATTTGCAACACTAAGTGGCCAAGCACTTACATTTAAGCTCACTTCTTACACATCACGTGAAACAATTATAGCTGCTAATGTTGCACCTTCTAATTGGCAAGTAGGGATGACTTACCAAGCCAAAGTCAACTTCAAATGA
- the LOC132609864 gene encoding PGR5-like protein 1B, chloroplastic — protein MATKFGFTVTTSTRLFHAPFRKKPVFSPSCNASLQGGLKVELINFGGRKLSTRRRLLVLSPKATTDQPGRINEDEVDDSKILQYCSIDGKGKKSLGEMEQEFLQALQSFYYEGKAIMSNEEFDNLKEELMWEGSSVVMLSTDEQKFLEASMAYVSGNPIMTDKEYDKLKMKLKRDGSDIVVEGPRCSLRSRKVYSDLSVDYLKMFLLNVPAAVVALGLFFFLDDLTGFEITYLLELPEPFSFIFTWFAALPLILWLSFTITNIIIKDFLILKGPCPNCGTENTSFFGTILSVSSGGSNNKVKCSGCGTDLIYDSDTRLITLPEGSNA, from the exons ATGGCCACCAAATTTGGTTTCACTGTAACAACAAGCACTCGACTATTTCATGCACCTTTTAGAAAAAAACCTGTTTTTTCTCCATCTTGTAATGCTTCTTTACAAGGTGGTTTGAAGGTTGAATTGATTAATTTTGGTGGAAGAAAGTTATCTACTAGACGTAGGCTATTGGTTCTTTCTCCAAAGGCTACTACTGATCAACCAG GTCGGATCAACGAAGATGAGGTTGATGACAGTAAAATCTTGCAGTATTGTAGCATTGACGGGAAAGGAAAGAAGTCTCTCGGGGAAATGGAGCAAGAGTTTCTTCAAGCACTACAA TCATTCTATTATGAAGGAAAGGCCATCATGTCGAATGAGGAATTTGATAACCTTAAGGAAGAATTAATGTGGGAAGGGAGCAGTGTCGTCATGCTTA GTACTGATGAGCAGAAGTTTCTGGAAGCTTCTATGGCTTATGTATCAGGGAATCCAATTATGACTGATAAAGAGTATGACAAGCTGAAGATGAAACTTAAG AGGGATGGCAGCGATATTGTGGTTGAGGGTCCAAGATGCAGTCTTCGAAGTAGAAAG GTTTATAGTGACCTTTCTGTTGATTATCTGAAGATGTTCTTGTTAAATGTCCCTGCTGCTGTTGTTGCTCTTGGATT GTTTTTCTTCCTTGATGATTTGACTGGATTTGAGATCACTTATCTTTTGGAG CTTCCTGAGCCTTTTAGTTTCATTTTCACGTGGTTTGCTGCTTTGCCCTTGATACTGTGGTTGTCCTTTACAATCACAAACATCATTATTAAGGATTTTCTGATCTTAAAG GGCCCCTGTCCGAATTGTGGAACAGAGAATACTTCCTTCTTTGGCACAATATTATCAGTATCTAGTGGGGGTTCCAACAACAAAGTAAAATGCTCAGG CTGTGGGACGGACTTGATCTATGATTCAGACACACGTTTGATCACGTTGCCTGAAGGAAGTAATGCATAA